CGCGTCGTTCGCGTCGTTCGCGTCGTTCGCGTCGTTCGTGTCGTTGGACTCGTTCGGCATCCGATACCGGCACGGGTGGCAGCACGATCGGACGGCGCGCCGGCGTCCCGACCGTGCACTCGCGGCAGAGTGACTACGAAGGCTACAGATCCGCTCCGGTCGGCCGCAATGACACAAACGGAGTACGCCATTACCTTTCCGCCGCCGAGGCAACTCGGTTACGCGACTCGGCCGGGCGACACACCGCCGCGAATCCGGGGGCGCAACCTCTTCAACGACGGACAATCATCGACCAATGCCAGCGGCGCCGACGTCGGCCCCGACGATCAGGATTGCGATCGTCGATGACAATCGCCTCGTGCGCGATGCGTTGGCCGCGCTGCTCGAGCGCGTGTCCGACTTCCGGCCGGTGGCGACGAGTACCGCGGATGCGGCGTTCGTGGAGCGCGTGAAACCCGACGTGCTGCTCCTCGACGTCGGGCTCGGCGATGATGATAGTTTGAACATTGCCACCGCGTTGACCGCGCAGTATCCCGCGACGAAGATCATCGTGATGGACCTCGTCCCGGTGAACGAGGACATCGCGCAGTTCGTCCAGGCGGGCGTGTCCGGGTTCATGATGAAGGACGCGACCTTCGACGAATTCGTGGCCACCATCAGGACGGTGGCGGCGGGCGACAAGGTGTTGCCGCCGCGCATGACCGAATCGCTCTTTTCACAGATCGTCAAGCTCGCCGCGATCGCGGAACCGGCGCGCGTGCTCGACGACGTCCGCATGACGCCGCGCGAACGCCAGGTGATCGAGCTGATCGGCGAAGGCCTGAGCAACAAGGAGATCGCTCAACGCTTGAACATCGCGTCGCACACGGTCAAGAGCCACGTGAGAAACGTCATGGAAAAGTTGGCGTTGCACACGCGCTTGCAAATCGCCGCTTACGCCCGCCGGGATGGGACCGCCTAGGCCGGCCGCGAACGCGGCGCACCTCCCAACTTACACCTTCAGCTGTCCCGAGACGCCGCCCCGCCCTTCGCTCGAGATCCGCGCGAGAACTCCGACGGCGAGCCAACAGGCTAGCATAAAGCTCCCGCCGTAACTGAAAAACGGCAGCGGAATGCCCGTGATCGGCATGAGGTTGAGCGTCATGCCGACATTCTCGAGCACATGTGTGAACCAACTCGCCAGCAACCCGAACGCCACCAAACTGCTGAACGAATCGTTCGCGCGCTCGGCGATGCGAATCACGCGCAGGAAGAGAAACAGAAACAGCGCGAGCGCCACGAGCACGCCGATGAACCCCAGTTCTTCGCCGACCACCGCGAAGATGAAGTCGGTGTATTGCTCGGGCAAAAACGCCAGACGCTTCTGCGGACCGTGGAGATATCCGCGGCCCAACCATCCACCAGAGCCGATCGCCGTGATCGACTGGATGACGTGGTAGCCGCTGCCGCGCGGATCGACGCTCGGATCGAGAAACACCAGCAAGCGATTCTGCCGATAGCGCGGCATGTGCTCCCACAGAAGCGGCCCGACGATTCCGGTGAGGACGCACGCTGAAATCACGAACAGCGCTTCGCCGAGATACGGCTTGTACCAAATGACGAGCGCGATGAGCAAGCACAGGAACGCGCCCCAGATGCGCGCGTCGAATCCGAGGATCAGACTGATCACCGGGCTCGCGAGCAGAATCAGCAGCTGCCACGGAACGCCCGCCCAGAAGAGCATCGCGAAGAAAATTCCCACGAACACGATCGACGTGCCGAGGTCGCCCTGCGCCATGATGAGCAGGAGCGGAGCTCCCGCGACCAGCAACGGCTTCCAGAGCTCGATCATCGACTTGGGCGCAATGCGATGCTGCCCCAGCACGCGCGCCAGCATCAACACCACGGTGAGCTTCGCCAGCTCGGCGGGTTGTCCGAGGCGGTGTCCGCCGATCGTGAGCCAGCCCGACGTGCTCGTTGCCGTGCCCGCGCCCGAGCCCAGTCCGACGAGGAGCGCGGCGAGCAGCAGCAACGTGAAGACGTACGCGGGCACCGTCATCCATTCGATCATGCGCACCGACGCGCGCGACACGCCCCACGCGCCGATGATGCCGACCACCGTCCACATGATCTGCGCGCGCCACGCGTGATCGGCGGGCGTGTGCACGTCGGTCTGCCCGGCGGAAAACACGACCGCGATTCCGTACAGCGTCAACGCGATCGCGGCGAGGACGAGCGGCAGATCGATGTTGATGCGACGTGCCGTCGCCATCAGCCCGTGTTCTCGATGCTGTTGTCGTCGACCTTCACGTGGAGATAGTGCGCGATGATCTTCGTCGCGAAGCGCGCCGAGGTCGAG
The DNA window shown above is from Gemmatimonadaceae bacterium and carries:
- a CDS encoding response regulator transcription factor produces the protein MPAAPTSAPTIRIAIVDDNRLVRDALAALLERVSDFRPVATSTADAAFVERVKPDVLLLDVGLGDDDSLNIATALTAQYPATKIIVMDLVPVNEDIAQFVQAGVSGFMMKDATFDEFVATIRTVAAGDKVLPPRMTESLFSQIVKLAAIAEPARVLDDVRMTPRERQVIELIGEGLSNKEIAQRLNIASHTVKSHVRNVMEKLALHTRLQIAAYARRDGTA
- the rodA gene encoding rod shape-determining protein RodA — its product is MATARRINIDLPLVLAAIALTLYGIAVVFSAGQTDVHTPADHAWRAQIMWTVVGIIGAWGVSRASVRMIEWMTVPAYVFTLLLLAALLVGLGSGAGTATSTSGWLTIGGHRLGQPAELAKLTVVLMLARVLGQHRIAPKSMIELWKPLLVAGAPLLLIMAQGDLGTSIVFVGIFFAMLFWAGVPWQLLILLASPVISLILGFDARIWGAFLCLLIALVIWYKPYLGEALFVISACVLTGIVGPLLWEHMPRYRQNRLLVFLDPSVDPRGSGYHVIQSITAIGSGGWLGRGYLHGPQKRLAFLPEQYTDFIFAVVGEELGFIGVLVALALFLFLFLRVIRIAERANDSFSSLVAFGLLASWFTHVLENVGMTLNLMPITGIPLPFFSYGGSFMLACWLAVGVLARISSEGRGGVSGQLKV